A single genomic interval of Arthrobacter methylotrophus harbors:
- a CDS encoding sigma-70 family RNA polymerase sigma factor, translated as MPLDEDVVAAIYRDHGTALRRFVLSCTPDAHLADDVVQETILRVWQHAPQITGSLRSYLFRTARNVIIDNYRKAQRRPAEASERDMADPEEATERVDELLNRVLMEEALLRLSTEHREVLVALHYERFTVNEAALRLNIPSGTVKSRAFYAVRALRTILDEMGVQR; from the coding sequence ATGCCGCTCGACGAGGACGTGGTGGCCGCAATCTACCGCGACCACGGCACAGCCTTGCGCCGCTTCGTGCTGAGCTGCACGCCCGACGCGCACTTGGCTGACGACGTGGTGCAGGAAACCATCCTCCGCGTGTGGCAGCACGCCCCGCAGATCACCGGGAGCCTGCGCAGCTACCTTTTCCGTACAGCCCGAAACGTCATCATCGACAACTACCGCAAGGCCCAGCGGCGCCCGGCCGAAGCCTCCGAACGCGACATGGCGGATCCGGAAGAAGCCACCGAACGCGTAGACGAGCTCCTCAACAGGGTCCTCATGGAAGAAGCGCTCCTGCGGCTCAGCACCGAACACCGGGAGGTCCTGGTAGCACTACACTACGAACGTTTCACGGTCAACGAAGCCGCACTCAGGCTCAACATCCCCAGCGGAACCGTGAAGTCGCGGGCCTTCTACGCCGTCAGGGCGCTTCGCACGATTCTGGATGAAATGG